The segment CTCCTCGAAAACTTGTTTCCTTTGAACTGGGAAGCGTTAATTATGCGGTTCCTATTGAAAGAGTGCAGCGCGTTGTTAAAGACTTTAATCCCTACGGTTTTTTAGATAGCGGTCAAAGTTTAGTGCGCCACCAAGAAGAACTGATTACCCTGATTAATTTATCCAAATTTTTTCCCAGCAGCCGGAGCATTGCTGACTGCAACTATTTAATTGTTTGCACCTTAAATAAGAGCGATCGCTTGGGGATTGCCATTCCTGATATGCCCAAGATTTTAGAAATTGCCGAAGAAAGCTTCTGCGAAATTCCCGAATTGTACCGCCAACAGCAACTGCCTCCGCTAATAGAAAAGTTGATTCGCGCACCTGACGGTTCCGAAGTTTTTTATCTGAATTTGGATCTATTTAACTAATCAAACCTCACACCTGATTTTGTTACAATCGTCCACCGGAAATGATCTTAGGGGCGATCGGTCTTAAGTGAATCGTATTGTGCTATATTAACCGCCATGCAATTAAAGCTGCTGTTTTACCTTTAGCCACAATCGGTTCACAAAGTTCGACTGTTAGATTTTGTGACATCCCTTGATAGACAGCATCAGAAATAGTAATTGCACCACCAGGCGTGGCACCTTCTAATCGTTTTGCTGTATTCACAACATCACCAATTACAGTATAAGTCCTCACGTCTTCACTGCCAAATAGCCCTTCGATAACGCTCCCGCAATGCACCCCGCATCCCGCACCAACTCCATATAATTCAAGGATTTCTAAAGCAGCTTTACTCATAGATTTAGCCGCAGCAACTCCCTGCCGTGGCGTAGCATAAATAGCCATAATTTCATCCCCTGTAAATGTGATTTTCAAAGGCTGAAACTTAGCTGCTGCTGGTTCAACGCAGCGATAATACTCATTAAGAACAGTTGCAACCGTCTCAGGGGAAGTTTTTTCGCACCAACTGGTAAAACCGCGAATGTCCATAAATACAATTGTGCGATCGCACTTTTGGAAAGCCAAACCTTCAGGATTATTCAGCGCAGTTTCCACCACATGACTTCCCATCCCCCATTCTGCCATATTTCCCAGCAGTTGAGCAGTTTCTTGTAGCTGCTTTCTTTGTTTGACAAGCTGTAGCGACTGCAACCCCAAAAGCAAACCAATAAACACCATACTCCACGTAAGAAACCAGTGCGTTGCACTCCCCACAAAGCTCAGAATAAATTCTGTATCAGCAATTAAATAGTGAGACTTAATCCCAATCACAACATAGAAAGCTACCACCATCAAAGCCCGCACCAAACTTTCCAATGGAATCAGCCAATAATCGATACCCTTAGCCCAATGGAATCGCAATCCTTGCAAAGTAGCAATCATCAAAGAAAATAACCAAAACACAAAGTGAGTCGGGTTTTGGAAAAAATCTAGCCCATCTATCGGCAAATCGACCACCGTATAGATGCCGACAAACATCAGATTTCCCCAAAAACGATGGTATTTCGAGTTCGACAGATACCAAGACTGAACGCACATTGCTACTATCAACAAATATTCAGTTGGATCTGTGATAAATTTGAACCAACCAGCCAATATCAGGTCAGATAAACTCTTGAGAATAAAAAAGTGACCGCTGTTACTTAATATCTCAGTCAAAAAGGCGCTAGTGCGGGTTCCTTTTAAGCGAATTTCCCATAGATTTTCCGATCGAAAACGTTTTTTTGCATTTTTCATAGCTTGATTCATCATCTTAATTAAAAGCGAGAGTACCAAAAAATATTGCATACCATATCTCCAAAAGATGCACCACCATCAAGCTGAAAACCACAAAAATTATCGATTCCAATTCTTTAATCGCCAATCTAATTAGGAATAGCAATTAAATAACTTAAGCAATTGGCTTGTTACCAGGCTCTTCCTGGTAATACAGCTCCGGAGGCTCTGCCTCATTTTACCTCACAGCTTATAGGATAAAAAACTGTAGGAAGTGTTTAAGTTATTAAATTTTCATTCCTTAGTTATCTTCCTCTATTTTCGGCTGGCGGCGTTTCCGAAACATACCAGTCATATTAATTCCTGTTACCAGCAGCAAAATTGCACCCAAACCCACAAAAAGCACATAAATTGGCATCAAAAAATCTCCCAAATATCCTCCTTGGTGGATATTCAGAAAAACTTGTCCTACCTCTTTCGGCATCTTAAACCAACTTCTGCCAACTCGGTAGATTACACCTGTCACCGTACTAACTGCTAAAGGCAAGACAACAATCGGTGTAGCAATACGGTGAACCTTACGAAAATCAAGTTTAGCACCCTGTTTTTCAGGGCGTGCGCCACCAAAAAGTTTGGTCATACTTAAACCAGTAACTATCAGCCCAATCACTCCTAAAGCCAGCAAAAGTGCATAAATTGGTCTGAGCTCTTTTCCGAGATAGCTTCCTTGGTGAATATCCATAAAAATCTCAGCAGCATCACCTTCTATGCCAAACCAATCTTCTCCCAGCCGATAGGCAACACCAGTCAAGGCCGTCAATAGTAAAGGGATGAAAATAATCGGTGCAACTTGGCGGTGAAGTTTGCGAAAGTTAACGTTATCCATATATTGATACTCCTATTTGTTAAAGGTTTTGTTGTTGACAAATCAGATATTCTTGGACGCAGGGGTAGGCCGAAACCGGGTTTTTGCGAAAATATTTCGCTTTTGTATAGTTTTGGACCCGTGAGGCAGCCAGAAACCGGGTTTTTTACGAAAATATTTCGTTGTTACCTGTAGATTCGGTAAAAAACCCGGTTTCTTTGGTCGAAGTGGGTAAGTCATGTTGTGAAAAACCCGGCTTCGGCGCAAATCCTAGCATTATGAAAAACTGAAATCTGCCACATTAATACTTGCATAATTAACCCCTCTCAACACTGCTAAATATTGACCCGTACTTGCTACCTGCAGCAGAGTATCGCCAGCATAAATTCCCGTACCTTGAGTGATATTAACGTTAGACAATCCTAAGCCATCTGCCAGGTTCAGTTTATCTGCACCTTTTTGAAAGTCAGTGATGACATCAGCAAGTTCGAGAGTATTTCCAGCCGATCGCCATTCTAGCTCAAATAGATCCGAACCCATACCGCCCGTGAGAATATCTTTGCCCTTTCCTCCTTCCAGAATATCATTTCCTGCACCGCCATCAAGGGTATCTTGACCCTTGCCACCTTCTAGTTTATC is part of the Microcoleus sp. bin38.metabat.b11b12b14.051 genome and harbors:
- a CDS encoding chemotaxis protein CheW, with translation MTHTNYNRRFRSKKQGAVRNPPRKLVSFELGSVNYAVPIERVQRVVKDFNPYGFLDSGQSLVRHQEELITLINLSKFFPSSRSIADCNYLIVCTLNKSDRLGIAIPDMPKILEIAEESFCEIPELYRQQQLPPLIEKLIRAPDGSEVFYLNLDLFN
- a CDS encoding adenylate/guanylate cyclase domain-containing protein, whose protein sequence is MQYFLVLSLLIKMMNQAMKNAKKRFRSENLWEIRLKGTRTSAFLTEILSNSGHFFILKSLSDLILAGWFKFITDPTEYLLIVAMCVQSWYLSNSKYHRFWGNLMFVGIYTVVDLPIDGLDFFQNPTHFVFWLFSLMIATLQGLRFHWAKGIDYWLIPLESLVRALMVVAFYVVIGIKSHYLIADTEFILSFVGSATHWFLTWSMVFIGLLLGLQSLQLVKQRKQLQETAQLLGNMAEWGMGSHVVETALNNPEGLAFQKCDRTIVFMDIRGFTSWCEKTSPETVATVLNEYYRCVEPAAAKFQPLKITFTGDEIMAIYATPRQGVAAAKSMSKAALEILELYGVGAGCGVHCGSVIEGLFGSEDVRTYTVIGDVVNTAKRLEGATPGGAITISDAVYQGMSQNLTVELCEPIVAKGKTAALIAWRLI
- a CDS encoding PepSY domain-containing protein; translated protein: MDNVNFRKLHRQVAPIIFIPLLLTALTGVAYRLGEDWFGIEGDAAEIFMDIHQGSYLGKELRPIYALLLALGVIGLIVTGLSMTKLFGGARPEKQGAKLDFRKVHRIATPIVVLPLAVSTVTGVIYRVGRSWFKMPKEVGQVFLNIHQGGYLGDFLMPIYVLFVGLGAILLLVTGINMTGMFRKRRQPKIEEDN